The genomic interval ATACATAAGGTGAAAGAGAagaatattatttaaatatgaataaccaattagaaacaaacacagtaaaaatgaactaataacattaaaaaaatatgtcaCGTAAACTATGTATCgggtacatataataatttttatgaCTAAACCTGATCTAAGATTTGACGATGGTAAGGAGCAATTCCGTTTTGGGATAGGTGGCAACTGGTAATCCGATTACTAATAACTGATTCATGAAAAATTAACAACATTTCTTCGGCCATAGAAGTCCGCGGTCGAAGTCATGCAGAAAATGCCTTCACCACTCCATGACACATTGacacaagaaaataatatcaaaTAATCTGACGATCGCGATCGAATGTTCTTCTTATTCAGTTCTTCCTTTCTTCTTAATTATCTAGTATATGATTGCCGTAGAAATTAAACTCAGTTGAAGGACAAGACTACCATATGTGGAAAGTGCCGGTCAGCAAACGCTGTATACCGAGCCAGaagtatataactatatattaatGTCAGCATCCATGACCTAATTAACTGATTATATGTTGTCAAATAAATGACTTTGGtgctctatatatattgttgtttgatATCAACTTAATCATTAACCTTATAATTTGGTGAAACTTGCattgctagctagctagccagCACTGATATCATCTAAGGTCCAAAAATGGCCGAGAGTCACCAGAGAGAGTTGCACCTTCATGATGAGTTCATTGTGGAAGATGACACTGCTGCTATCCCCATGAGCTCATCGCCTCCAGAAATAGATTCTGCGATGCAGGATCATGGCGCATCAGCGCCTCCGATGCAAACAGATCAATCTAATCCTAGCGGAATGAGTTCACCATCATTGTCGGAGAAGCCACTTCTGAATCTCTCCATAGTGCCTGTAAATGTACGTAAAGTAACCCCGAGGTCTCACACTCCCAATTTCTTCACGCCATTGGGTAGCCCTATCAGAAGGGCTATCCAACTTACCAAATTTGACCCTCAGGATGCTTGGCTCCCCATCACAGAGTCAAGAAATGGCAATGCCTATTATGCTGCTTTCCATACTCTTTGCTCCGGTATTGGAATTCCAGCCCTTGTGCTTCCCGTGTCCTTCACCGTTCTTGGATGGTACGTACACAAACTATTACCATTCTTATTTTGTTGACGTTTGAAATTCTCCTATAACTTTCTTTGTTTAGGTGAGTTTGTAATATCATTAGGTATATAAACAATAATTTGTCTTAATTTAAGTCAATAGTATTAggtttaatttgaaattttagttTTTCAAGATCTTGTTTTAATTTGTAAGCGCGTCAATCTAATTAGTGAATTAATTGCATGCAGGACATGGGGGATCATAAGCTTGACGATAGCATTTACATGGCAGCTCTACACTCTGTGGCTTCTAGTCAAGCTTCATGAGTCCAAAGAAACTGGGATGCGTTACAGTCGATACCTCCAGCTCTTCAGCTCCACTTTTGGAGATAAAATGGGAAAGATCTTCGCCGTCTTCCCCATCTACTACCTCTCCGGCGGCACTTGTGTGGCCCTCATCATTGTTGGTGGTTCCAGCATGAAGCTCTTCTATGAGATCCTGTGCGGCCACGAATGCACTTCTAAACCGCTCACCACGGTGGAGTGGTACTTGGTGTTTACGTGCGCTGCGGTGGTTCTGTCTCAGCTTCCCAACTTGAACTCCATTGCCGGAGTATCATTAATCGGTGCGATCACCGCCATTGGTTACTGCACCATCATGTGGCTCGTTGCTGTCACGGAGGGCAGGCTTGACGGCGTTTCCTATAACCCAAAAAAGGAAAACTCTAATACTGCTATGATCTTCAGCATTCTCAATTCTCTTGGGATTATTGCTTTTGCTTTCAAGGGTCACAATCTTACACTAGAAATTCAGGTAATTGTTGATACACTCAAACAATTGGTTGATAGTTAAAAAATAGAGTTGATCCAATTCGGAGCTCTCCAATTCGTTACTAAACAAGATGTTTGGTTTATACAGGCAACTATGCCTTCTAGTGACAAAAAGCCATCTCATGTGCCAATGTGGAGAGGGGTGAAGattgcatatttcatcatcgCATTGTGTTTATTTCCTCTAGCAATTGGTGGATATTGGGCTTACGGACACATGGTATGAAACAACTGGATGCATGGTAGACATTGTGTTTTAGTTAGTATGCTTGTTCTAAGAGTACATACGCTCTGTTTCGATCAGTAAAAATATCAACGTACTAACGGTTGAAACTTGTTCATTGAAATAGATACCACCAAATGGGGGGATGCTTACTGCAATCTATCAATACCACGGGCGTGACACTTCGACACTCATTCTTGCACTGACCAGTTTATTCATCATTGTCAATGCTGTGAGCTCATTCCAAATCTTTGGGATGCCTATGTTTGATGATATGGAATCCAAGTACATCACTCGCTTTAACAAACCGTGTCCGTGGTGGCTCCGATCAATTTCTCGGGCCATGTTTGGATTCGGCTGCTTCTTCATAGCGGTCGCAATCCCGTTCTTGGGTAGCTTTGCTGGTCTCATTGGAGGGATTGCCATTCCCATTACCTTTGCTTATCCTTGTTTCTTGTGGTTGAAGATTAAGAAGCCCGAAAAGTTCAGCTTCATGTGGTTGCTAAATTGGGCACTGGGACTTCTCGGCACGGCTCTCAGTGTTATCCTCATAGCTGCCGGCATTTATGTTGTCATCGACACAGGAATTCAAGTCAGCTTCTTCAAGCCTCAATAGTATCTATTCAATGATCAGTATTTAGTTCATCAATTCATTAGGAATCCCTTGCATCCCATTTTCTTGTTGTTCTATGGTGATGATACATGTTATTTTGTAAtacataataaattaatataacTTACTATGACACCCAGCATGGCGCGCAGCATCTACATACCTAACAATTAAAGCTTTTGAAAGATCATGTCATGCATGCAGTGAATTAGATGATGTACCGCAAATTCTATGTACGTGGAAATTTGGTATGATCAAGCTAGATTACCATCTAGAATAGCCACATCGTAGATGGTTTACTTTTAGTCATCACCAAACAATTTTGTCGGATTTCTTTTGAGTCTTTGGCTGCTGATTGTAAAGAGGGGAATAATAAAGTATAGAGTATCTTTAGCTCCttttaattattgatattCATGATAACAAAGGATAATATGAAACCATACTTATACGATAGAAATATTTGGTTTAATGATTGGATTCAGAGATCGAGCGTCAAAGTATCTTTCGCAAAAGCAACCTTACAGAACCGTGATCCAAGTATGAATTTCCAGGAAATTAAGAAGCATGTGATGAGCAGAAAGAAAATTATACAGAAAAAGACTGGAtcattattttcttcatatatgcaCCCTCCCGAAAATTCTTATATGCAAGTTTCAACTTTCGTATGCTTGTGGATCTTTTATGAATGGTTGCATCTTTTATAAGGGACATGCACAaccaaaaaaaagaggggAAAGTAGAGAGATATTATTCAACAAAAGTAATTTGAACAGAGTCGGTCAGAAAGTGAACAGAAGGAAGAAACAAGGAAGCTCTCAACTGGTGAGTGCTCGAGTCTGCAGATATATATGCCCTACATGTTGTAAAGTAGTTCGATGATGTAAGCTACCAAAACAAAACTTACCAGTACCATCTCGATTATCGAGCAGAAAAACTTAATCGCTTTATAAGTACTGTGCTAAGATTCTGATTGATTTATTTATACAGGAAGGCCGCCAGCTTAATTGAAGTGCTTGTTCTACATGCAGCCAGGATAACTGCTCCGTCTCGATCGAGCAGGCTTAACTGTTTAAGGAAATATACTTTTTTAGGAAAAATAGTTACCATTACCGGAGGCTCAAAAGTCTACCTGTATCATGAATTATATTGTCTTACAAAATCAAGCGGTGATTTAAGATCACATATTATAATGCAATCTACGATAAGTAACACTTATTATAAAATGAGTACAAAATAAATCTAAGACTACATGAGAATAAAACAAGCATTCCAATAACCCCTATAACAGATATTATACATCACCTAAATACCTCAATTGGTGTACGATACATGATACCCAAAGTAAAATAGAAGGATCTACCAATCAGAATAGTTTAGGTGACGCGCCAAAAGTCTACGCGATCTCCTTGCCCTTACCCAGGCAAACCTCCTCCCCGTTAGGGTTTTGCTGCACCTTCTCAACGgtcatcttcttctctggCGGCCAGCCTAGCCTCGTTGCCACCGATGTCGTCGATCTCCAAACTCCTGCCAACGGCGGGGACAAACTGATCTCCGATGTTGGCCAAGTTGTCCATGATCCATCCTTCCAAATCCATGGCGGCCAACTTTTCAGATGCACCACCATCTTCTTCTGCAATGATGAATTGGTTGTACATATATTTCCATAATCCGAGGCTACTCCTCCTTTAATCGAATTTGTGGAAGAGAGACCCATGAAGGACAAGAGAGTGTAAAGAAAAAATCGAGGGATGAGAGGATGGAAAGTCATGACGGCTTGATGAGGGGTGAAGGGAATGAAATCCATGACGACAAGATCGGTGATGAAGAGATAGGGCGGCTAAGGTTTGCTAAGTCGAGAGGGTTTCTTTCTATTAGGTGCTCTAAGAAAGCGGAGCGTAATTGACAAAGAGGATTTAGAGTTCATATACTTAGTTACTAATTaaccatatatatagcttAAGTTATTACTTTCTGGTACATAGAAACGCTAAATTTCAGTTTAATTAGGGTATTGTATACCTACTAACGCAGAGAGCTAGCCAAAGATGGATTAGTAAAGGTTATAGTGTCCAAATAATATGCATCGCGCTAGCTAGCATTTGCATTACATACTCGATCTGAGACTAAGCAACTTCATCAGTCAAATATGAAGAAAGTGTGATCGATCTTTAAAGCTAGACATTTCAAAGCTGATTTCTAAGGAATTCGAATGATAGATTGTTGGAGTCTTCTATTCTTAAACGGACAAGCTGAGACTCGAAAAAGATAAAGTGTCCAACGCCATTATAGCAGCCAAATATACCCCAGTCAAATAATATAGACCTGCCCCTCTCATCACCACTTAGGTCAGAACTCAAAACTCACCAGTTACTATTCTATTTCAATCAATCACCCGCACTCACCAACCTCTTCTCCAGCAGCTAGTCTTTTCTTCTATAAATTCCCCATTGGCCTTCACCACACTACAAATAAGTGATCATCTAAACAAGATTGATCGTATATGAGTTGTGAGGTGACGGAAGTGAAAGTGAACTCCATGTCGTCGTCGGCAAAGAGGGCAGCAGATTCAGAAATTGAAACTCCGGCTGCCGAGATGTCAAGCCCGGCTGGTCCGCCAAAAACGCCTAAGAGCCCTTTTGCTTCGCGTTTTATGAGTACTCCTCTTGCCAGCCCCATGAAGAAGGCGATTGTAAACATGCAAGGGTACTTGGAAGAAGTTGGACACTTCACCAAGCTTGATCCACAAGACTCCTGGCTACCCATCACCGAGTCGAGAAATGGTAATGTCTACTACTCGGCGTTTCATACACTCAGTTCAGGAATTGGAGTTCAAGCTCTCCTCCTTCCGCTGTCTTTCACCGTTCTGGGTTGGTAAGTTCTACACACACTGACACACATTTTACACCAAAACCCTACTGCATAATTAACCATATTGGCCTATAATGTAGTCCTTAATATATAGATCGATCAATTATTCCGTTTTGCTTATACGGTACGTACATATATACTTGCAGGGCATGGGGAATTATATGCCTCTCGGTGGCTTTCATGTGGCAGTTATATACTCTGTGGTTACTGATACAGCTCCATGAATCACAATCTGGGATGCGCTACAGTCGATACCTTCGCCTTTCCATGGCCGCTTTTGGTATGCACTATAGCTATATATTACCATGAATTCTAGTTCATCATCAGTATTCTGTATTCATCATCTCATTATTCAAGCCAGCAAAACAAAGTCGTCAGAATTATTGATTGGTTACAATATTAGTAGCTCGTACGGCAACTTTTAGggtttatttttaaatgaataGCAATGCATGCATGCTTTAAAATTAAAGAGGATACAAAATTAACTAATCCCTTGATTGGAAATATTGTTTCGGATATCCTAAATTTAATTACCGCACAGTGAGTGAGTTGATTAGTGGTCCTCGATCTATAGATTTGTGTTAACTTTAAACCTTATCGCCAAATTATATTACATCTAAGTGATGATGCATGGGATTGCATACTCTAAAGATGAAGCTAGCTGAAGTACTTTCACTTAGTGAACAACAATTTTACTCGTCAAGTGCTTCTTAAATTTACTTTAAAGTGCTTTAAGGTCTGCCAAAACAAGCACAAAAGCTTTAGAGGGACAAGAGACCTGGGAGTGCCCTGGTCAAAACGACAAAACCTAAAGTTTCATTCTTAACTTGGTGTGGCAAATTATTTAACGCTACGTTAACACTACAACTGGCAGGTGAGAAACTAGGGAAGTTGCTGTCGCTGTTTCCGATCATGTACCTCTCCGGCGGCACGTGTGTGACCCTGATCATGATTGGTGGTGGAACCATGAAGATATTGTACCAGATTGTTAGCGGTAATAATACAAGTCCTTTGACCATCGTGGAGTGGTACTTGGTGTTCACCGGCACGGCCATTGTTCTTGCTCAGCTTCCTAATCTCAATTCCATTGCCGGGATTTCATTAATTGGAGCAATTACTGCTGTAACTTACTGTACTCTCATTTGGGTTGTTTCCATTACCAGAGATAGGCCTGTGGGTGTTTCCTATGACTATCCGGTACTTCCTCCCCAAGCAAAATCTGAAACAGCTGCTTCGGTTTTCAGTATTCTCAATGCTATCGGGATAACTGTTTTTGCTTTTAGAGGACACAATCTTGTGCTTGAAATCCAGGTAAATGGTTAAACCCATTTGAGCTTTGGTTAGGTTAACCCTCTGAGTCTTGCTGACATGATTTTATCTGCAGGGGACTATGCCTTCAAGCATAAAGAGTCCGTCGCGTTTGCCAATGTGGAAAGGGGTGAAATTTGCATATCTCGTCATCGCAATGTGCTTATATCCCCTTGCAATAGGAGGATATTGGGCTTACGGAAATCTGGTGAAGATTTTTTTGAGACACGCTTAACTATTACTTAGTGCATCAGATGTCTAGTAGTAATCTCTCGAATTCCTCTTATGATTCGTACCATCTCTACTAATTTAATGTGATTATTCTATGGCAGATACCATCAAACGGAGGAATGTTAAATGCTCTGAACAACTTCCATGGACACCATACGTCAAAATTTATGCTGGCTTTTACAAGCCTGCTGGTTGTGACCAACTGCCTAACCTCGTTTCAGATATATGCAATGCCGGTGTTTGACAATCTGGAATTCAGATACACTAGCTGCATGAATAAACCCTGTCCACGATGGCTCCGAGCAGGCTCTAGGATTTTGTTTGGCTGCTTTGCCTGTTTTATTGCAGTGGCACTACCATTCTTGCCCAGCTTGGCAGGATTGATTGGCGGAGTTGCAGTACCTATCACATTAGCATATCCGTGTTTCATGTGGATACTCATCAGAAAACCTCCAAAGCATATTGCAATATTCAATTGGGTACTGGGATCCTCAGGGATAGTCCTTAGTCTCTTAATTGTCACAGGAGCAATTTGGAATATAGTAACCATCGGAATAGAAGTTCACTTCTTCAAGCCTGAATAAGTAATGGCAAAACAGCATCACAGAGTCAAGTACTGAAGCTACTACAATGAATGCTGCTAATGAAATTCTACAACCATCCTCGTGCTAATGACCTGCTACGGATCTGTTACAGTTGATGCCTAGTAGTATAACGAACCCCTAGTAAAGGAACAAACCCAAGCCCCATCAAACCCAACCTGATCTTAGAGACAGAGCAAACAACTTCAACAACTGTTCAGAGATGTAGATCGAATAACTGTACAACATGCTGCATAACACTTTCAGTACGTATCTGAATGTAATAAACTTTGTAACTTATGTCATTGTATTGTTGATAAGTAAGACAAACATCAATCTCTCAGAAGTTTGTAggccaaaacaaaaaccctCACTAGTAGCAGAAAAGCAACCGTACCTTCAACTAATCATTCTTCCTCCCTCGTGTATTCTCTTCTATCTTGAAAGATTGAGCACGACACTTTGATCAGCATCTTCAAGAGTAATCACATCGACTTTTACTTTTGAAAATCAAGGTGTGATTACACACTCCAATAAACAAAAGAAGGGACAGACGGGATACAGATCAAATGCAATGGCCAAGAACTTCCACGGTTAACTTCAGGTACTGCGAGTCTCCGTCTCATATTACATAGATAATGGAAGAAGCATCCTTCGTTTCTTTTTCCGAGCCAACTTCACTTGCCTAGTAACTTTTATGCACAAAAGCAAAAGCATTGCGATGCATACAAGGATGAAAGCAAGCCGCATATGCCTGAAGTACAACGAAACTGCTGAAAACACC from Argentina anserina chromosome 2, drPotAnse1.1, whole genome shotgun sequence carries:
- the LOC126785101 gene encoding lysine histidine transporter-like 8; translation: MSCEVTEVKVNSMSSSAKRAADSEIETPAAEMSSPAGPPKTPKSPFASRFMSTPLASPMKKAIVNMQGYLEEVGHFTKLDPQDSWLPITESRNGNVYYSAFHTLSSGIGVQALLLPLSFTVLGWAWGIICLSVAFMWQLYTLWLLIQLHESQSGMRYSRYLRLSMAAFGEKLGKLLSLFPIMYLSGGTCVTLIMIGGGTMKILYQIVSGNNTSPLTIVEWYLVFTGTAIVLAQLPNLNSIAGISLIGAITAVTYCTLIWVVSITRDRPVGVSYDYPVLPPQAKSETAASVFSILNAIGITVFAFRGHNLVLEIQGTMPSSIKSPSRLPMWKGVKFAYLVIAMCLYPLAIGGYWAYGNLIPSNGGMLNALNNFHGHHTSKFMLAFTSLLVVTNCLTSFQIYAMPVFDNLEFRYTSCMNKPCPRWLRAGSRILFGCFACFIAVALPFLPSLAGLIGGVAVPITLAYPCFMWILIRKPPKHIAIFNWVLGSSGIVLSLLIVTGAIWNIVTIGIEVHFFKPE
- the LOC126785098 gene encoding lysine histidine transporter-like 8 encodes the protein MAESHQRELHLHDEFIVEDDTAAIPMSSSPPEIDSAMQDHGASAPPMQTDQSNPSGMSSPSLSEKPLLNLSIVPVNVRKVTPRSHTPNFFTPLGSPIRRAIQLTKFDPQDAWLPITESRNGNAYYAAFHTLCSGIGIPALVLPVSFTVLGWTWGIISLTIAFTWQLYTLWLLVKLHESKETGMRYSRYLQLFSSTFGDKMGKIFAVFPIYYLSGGTCVALIIVGGSSMKLFYEILCGHECTSKPLTTVEWYLVFTCAAVVLSQLPNLNSIAGVSLIGAITAIGYCTIMWLVAVTEGRLDGVSYNPKKENSNTAMIFSILNSLGIIAFAFKGHNLTLEIQATMPSSDKKPSHVPMWRGVKIAYFIIALCLFPLAIGGYWAYGHMIPPNGGMLTAIYQYHGRDTSTLILALTSLFIIVNAVSSFQIFGMPMFDDMESKYITRFNKPCPWWLRSISRAMFGFGCFFIAVAIPFLGSFAGLIGGIAIPITFAYPCFLWLKIKKPEKFSFMWLLNWALGLLGTALSVILIAAGIYVVIDTGIQVSFFKPQ